The Solicola gregarius DNA window GACGCGACCGTCGTCGTCTTCGCGACGCCACCCTTCTGGTTCGCGACCGCCAGCGTCCGAGTCATCGCCCCATTGTGCCCGAGCCGCGTCGACGCCGCGGCCCTGTGTCAGCGATCTGACAGTGGATCGACAGCCGCACCGGCGACGATTCGGAATACGAGGCGAAGGGGTGCATACGACCATGAGCGAACAATCGACCGAGCAGCAACCACCAGGGCCGCCGGCGGGCCTTTCCGACAAGGGCTTCTTGATCTGCCAGTGGGTACTCGGCGGCGCATGCGCCATCGCCGTGATCATCGCGGTCGTGCTCTCGGTAGCCCAACCGTCGCTGACCTACAAGTCGATCCCGCCGGACTTCGAGGAAGAGGTCACGGTGAAGTGCTCCACCAGCGGAGCGGTGGTGGACCGTCCGCAGCTGGCCGACCCCGCCAGCATGCCGCTCAACTACGAGATCGCCGACGGCAACGATGTCTTCGATGCCTGGCAGGAGTACGAGGCCAAGCAGCAGGCCGCGAACAGCGACGTGTTCGCCGCATCACGGGGCATCAACTCCGACTGTGCCCGCGCCGACACGGCGCGCCTGCGCCACACCGTATGGGTACTGGCACTGGGCGTCACCCTGGCGATCGGCTTCGCCTGGCTCTCGATCGCGCGATCGCGGAACAATGAACCACCCGAGCTCGACGGGGATCAATAGGATGCGCGTGGCGATTCCGCCACCGCTGGCAAAGATCCGGAGCTGATGTGCCCGAACGTCCGAGCATCGCGTCCATGTCGACCATCGTGCGAAGCGGCCTCGCCGCGCTGAGTGGCGTCCTGGCGTGCATCGCCATCGCCCTGACGCTCAACGATCCGGAGCTCACCTACTCCTCGGACATCACCGAGGAGGCACGAGAAATCCAGGTCAGGTGCGTCGACGACGTGTCGGACGGCTCGTCCGAGCGTACGGGTGCCATCGCCGACGCGCCGCTCCTCGACGCCGGTGAGTTCGTACGTGGGCGCTATGAGGTGACCCGAGGCGAGGACTCGCTCGACCGTGTGACCGAGGACGCGAGCGAGCGGAAGGCCGATCCCGATCAGGTTTACCGCGGCATCAATGCCGACTGCGCGGCCGCCCGTTCGGATCGGACGAACGTGGCGGTACGGGTACTGGGCGGCGCGATCGTCGTCGCGCTCCTGGCACTCCTGACACCCGTTCTCCTACGCCGCGAATGACAACCGACCCGAGCGGAGCAAGGTCCACGATGCGAGTGATGTTCATAGTCGGGATGCGGCTGCTGGCCGCTCTCGCGGTGGTCGTGTTCGGCGTCCTCGCGATCAACCGGTCGTCGGCGGACGTGACGTTCACGTTCCCGGCCGCGGACACCGCGGGCCTGACCCACGATGTGGAGTTCAGGTGCGGCACGGCGCCGACGAGCTTCGAGGTGTCCGGCGGGGGTGTCCAGCTCGACGGCGACGAAGCGTACAACGACTGGGCACTCGCCATCGCCAAGGAAACCGCCCAGGCTCCCGATACCTCCGAGGTCGAGATCGCCGCCTGCGAGGCCGCCCGCGACGACCGCATCGTCACGCTGGTCTGGCTGGTCGCGGGCGCGCTCGCGGCCGGCATGGTCCTCCTCGCATTCGCCTTCGTCCCCACCCGTGGCGGCCGTCGCAGAGATCACCAGGAGCTGACCGATGGACGATGACGTGAGCCTGAACTGGCCGAGGCCGGCCGTCGCTCAGTGGCTCCTGGGCACTGCTTGCGCCGTTGCCTTCATCGTCGCGATCTGGCTCTCGGTGACCGGTGCGTCCCTGACGTACGACGACGTCTCCGACGACGGCGACACCGTCGAGGTCACCTGCAAGGGACCCGGCGAGGCCGCCGCGCACACCAGGCTCGCCGAGGAGGGCAGTGCACCGGTGCAGTTCGAGGTGAGCTCGGGCGAGGGCGCGCTCGATGCCGTCGAACGTGAGCTCGTCGAGGAAGCGATGGGCGAGGACTTCCCCGCGGCACGCGCCCTGACAATCACCCGCGGCATCAACAACGACTGCGCGGTCGCCAACAACGCACGGGTCCGCAACTCCGTCTGGGCGTTCGTCGCCGCCGGCGTACTCGGGGTCGCGCTGACGGCGATCACCCTGCTCGGGGTCATCGACCAGCGCCGCTCCAGGACGACGCGACCGCGTGACTAAGAGGTGGTGATCAGCGCGCGGAGCCGTTCGTACTCCCGCGGCGCGGTCGTGTTGCAGCCGAGGTCGAACCCGATCTTGCCGTTGCCGTGGTAGTCGCTGGAGCCGGTGACGATCAGGTCCAGGTCGCGGGCGATGCCTCGCAGCCGCTCGCGTACGGCAGCGGGGTGGTCGTTGTGGTCGACCTCGATGCCGCGCAGGCCGACATCGCGGAGCCCGGCGATCGCGTCGCGGTCGAGCGCCCGGCCCGCGCCGCGTCCCCACGGATGTGCGATGACCGTGACACCGCCCGCATCGACGACCAGCCCGATCATCGTGACGAGGTCCGCGACGTACCGACGGACGTACGCGGGACGGCCGGCCTTGAGGAATCGGTCGAACGCCTCGTCGCGATTGGCGACATACCCGCGCGCAACCATCGCATCCGCGACATGGGGCCGTCCGGTCGCGACGGCGTTTCCGGCCACCGCTTCGACGTCGGCGACGGTGATCTCGAAGCCAGCTGCATTGAGGCACTCGATCGTGCGCGGCAGGCGCCGGTTGCGTCCGTCGAGCACCCGCGCCAGCTCGTCGAGCAACCGCACGTGCGTGGGGTCGGGCTCGTACGCGAGCAGGTGCACGCTCGAGCCCTCGTACTCGCACGAGATCTCGAGCCCGCGGACGAGCGTGACGTCGACGTCATCGGCCGCGGCTGCGGCCTCCGCCCACCCGGCCGTCGAGTCGTGGTCGGTGAGTGCGACGACGTCGAGGCCGGCCGCGTTCGCCTTACCCACCAGCTCGGCGGGGCTGTCGGTGCCATCGGATCGCGACGAGTGCGTGTGCAGATCGATCCCGCTCACCACGGTCGCCTCGACGTCAGGCCCGTGACGGGGATCAGATCGAGCTCACCCACGAGGTCCGACAGTGCGGTGAGCCGGAAGTCGTCGCTGACGATCAGCGAGGTCGTGTCGGGGAACATCACGAGCCACAGCCACCGGCCGGCGGCCTCGCCGAGGAGTACGTCGCGGTCGGACGCGCTCTCGACCCGCCACATCGGGGCGCGCCGGTCGTCGACGGTGATGTGGACGTCGGCGACCTGGCGTTCCGGGGCGAGCCCGCCGCCCGCGTACGTCGCGCCGACCGCAGACGGACCGAACGAGCCACCCGGCTCCTCGCTGATGACGAAGATGTCCGCGAGCCCGTCGATCAGGGCGGGCCCGCTGCAGGCGACGACGCTCGCGCCGTCGATCCCGTGACCGATTCCGCTCACGGCCCAGCCCGACGGCATCGGCCACGGGGTCCAGGCCGGCAGATCGGACTCCGTCGCGTACGCGAGCAGGCGGTGCACCGACGGCTCGAGAAGTTCCGACATGAACGGAACGTTGCCCCGCCGCGCGTGCGGCGTCAACTCGACGCGCGTACGGATCAGCCCTCGCTCGGTACGGGTCGGCCGGGCTGCTCGCCGCCACGGGCATCGAGATAGTTCTGCTTCGGCACCATGACCTTGCGGCGGAACGTGCAGACGACCGTGCCGTCCTGGTTGTAGCCCAACGTCTCGACGTAGACGACGCCGCGGTCGTCCTTGCTCTTGCTCTCCCACTTGTCGAGGACCTGCGTCTCGCCGTAGATGGTGTCGCCGTGGAACGTCGGCGCCACGTGCTTCAGGGACTCCACCTCGAGGTTCGCGATCGCCTTGCCCGAGATGTCGGGGACGCTCATGCCGAGCAGCAGCGAGTAGATGTAGTTGCCAACGACGACGTTCTTGCCGAACTGCGTGGTCTCACCGGCGTAGTGCGAGTCCAGGTGCAGCGGGTGGTGGTTCATGGTGATCAGGCAGAACAGGTGGTCGTCGTACTCGGTGACCGTCTTGCCGGGCCAGTGCTTGTACGTCGCCCCGACCTCGAACTCCTCGTAGCTGCGACCGAACTGCATGCTCTGCTCCTCTGTGCCGATGGACAGCACACATCATGACCTACCGACGCGTACGGACGCTGTGACCGCCCCCACCTCGCCCCCTGGGCATGACGTTCGGGCGGCGACACGCCGCGCGGGCCCGCTCAAACGTCATGCCCAGCGGGCCGGGGGCGCGCGGCGTCACGCGTTCCAGCGGACCACGACCGGAGTGCCGCGGTCGTCGCCGAGTACCGAGACCGTCGCGGTGTCGAGTCGAAGATGGCGGCCAGTCGCAACCGGCTCGCCGAGCCAGCGCGCGGCGAGCGCGCGCAGTGCGTGCGCGTGCGCGAACACCAGCGCGCGGCCCGGGTACGCCCGCAGCCGGTCCACGACCCGGTCGAGCCGCTCGGCGACGTGCGCCGCGCTCTCGCCGCCGGGTACGGGGTGCGTCCAGACCGTCCAGCCCGGAACCTGCTCGCGGATCTTCGCCGTCGTCACGCCTTCGTACTCGCCGTAGTCCCACTCGACCAGGTCGGGGTCGACGGTGGCCTCGGGATATCCGGCCAGCTCGGCAGTACGCCGCGCACGCAGTCGCGGACTCGTCAGGACGGCGTCGAAGTCGCGGTCGTGCAGACGCCCGCCTACGTCGCGGGCTTGCCGTTCGCCGGTCGCCGTGAGCGGCAGATCGGTACGCGAGGTGTGCCGGCCGCTTGCCGACCACTCGGTCTCGCCATGCCGGACGAGCCACACGGAGGTCATGTCGCCTCCCAGGTCGTGGGAATCCCATGTGGCCGGGCCGATCCGATGACGGTCCGTTCACCCCATGGCCACGTCGTGAGCACGACCAGGAACTCATGTGCGGCATCGGATGCGCGCCGGCTGGGTTCCATCGAAAGGTGGGCGAACGGCATCTCGGCCGTACCCCGCTCGCCGAGCGCGGCGATCCGATCCTCGATGGCGGCGCGGTCTGCTGCCGGCAGGTACTGCCACATGACCGAGTGCCACAAGACGGTGGCCGTCTCGGGTACGAGCTCCAGCGCCCGCACCGCCGAGACGGCGTCGAGCGGGCGGACCTCGGCGGGGACCGCGCGCGCAACGGCGAGTGCACCGCGTACACGGGAAACGCGCTCCGCCATATCTGGCCACACGTACGACTCGATCGTCACCCGGCCGTCGGTCGTCGCGGGGTCGACCGGCGCAATGTCGGCGCCGTACCGCTGGACGATCTGCAAGGG harbors:
- a CDS encoding DUF6758 family protein, encoding MTPHARRGNVPFMSELLEPSVHRLLAYATESDLPAWTPWPMPSGWAVSGIGHGIDGASVVACSGPALIDGLADIFVISEEPGGSFGPSAVGATYAGGGLAPERQVADVHITVDDRRAPMWRVESASDRDVLLGEAAGRWLWLVMFPDTTSLIVSDDFRLTALSDLVGELDLIPVTGLTSRRPW
- a CDS encoding PHP domain-containing protein, which encodes MSGIDLHTHSSRSDGTDSPAELVGKANAAGLDVVALTDHDSTAGWAEAAAAADDVDVTLVRGLEISCEYEGSSVHLLAYEPDPTHVRLLDELARVLDGRNRRLPRTIECLNAAGFEITVADVEAVAGNAVATGRPHVADAMVARGYVANRDEAFDRFLKAGRPAYVRRYVADLVTMIGLVVDAGGVTVIAHPWGRGAGRALDRDAIAGLRDVGLRGIEVDHNDHPAAVRERLRGIARDLDLIVTGSSDYHGNGKIGFDLGCNTTAPREYERLRALITTS
- a CDS encoding histidine phosphatase family protein yields the protein MTSVWLVRHGETEWSASGRHTSRTDLPLTATGERQARDVGGRLHDRDFDAVLTSPRLRARRTAELAGYPEATVDPDLVEWDYGEYEGVTTAKIREQVPGWTVWTHPVPGGESAAHVAERLDRVVDRLRAYPGRALVFAHAHALRALAARWLGEPVATGRHLRLDTATVSVLGDDRGTPVVVRWNA
- a CDS encoding MaoC family dehydratase; translated protein: MQFGRSYEEFEVGATYKHWPGKTVTEYDDHLFCLITMNHHPLHLDSHYAGETTQFGKNVVVGNYIYSLLLGMSVPDISGKAIANLEVESLKHVAPTFHGDTIYGETQVLDKWESKSKDDRGVVYVETLGYNQDGTVVCTFRRKVMVPKQNYLDARGGEQPGRPVPSEG